In Phaeobacter piscinae, a genomic segment contains:
- a CDS encoding VOC family protein, whose protein sequence is MANPVISGDGIFSHVFLGAADMEKSVAFYDAALGALGISNLGPFGNDWILYGRDKPAFIIARPGNGNAPSSNGITVGFAAASPAEVDAFHAAGLKAGGTDEGKPGPRDHLPGAYAAYLRDPAGNKICTYTFV, encoded by the coding sequence ATGGCTAATCCCGTAATCTCTGGTGACGGCATCTTCTCGCACGTCTTTCTCGGCGCCGCCGACATGGAAAAGTCGGTCGCCTTCTACGACGCGGCACTGGGTGCGCTAGGTATCAGCAACCTCGGTCCTTTCGGTAATGATTGGATTCTGTATGGGCGCGACAAGCCGGCCTTTATCATCGCGCGACCTGGCAACGGCAATGCGCCTTCCAGCAATGGTATCACGGTGGGCTTTGCTGCGGCCTCTCCGGCCGAAGTGGATGCGTTCCACGCGGCGGGCCTGAAGGCTGGGGGGACCGATGAAGGTAAGCCCGGTCCCCGGGATCACCTGCCGGGTGCCTATGCGGCATACCTGCGCGATCCGGCGGGGAACAAAATTTGCACGTACACTTTCGTTTGA
- a CDS encoding S-(hydroxymethyl)glutathione dehydrogenase/class III alcohol dehydrogenase, with the protein MKSRAAVAFEAGKPLEIVEIDVAPPRKGEVLIKVSHTGVCHTDAFTLSGNDPEGIFPVVLGHEGAGVVVEVGEGVTSVKPGDHVIPLYTAECGECEFCKSGKTNLCVAVRATQGKGLMPDGTTRFSYNGQPLFHYMGCSTFSEYTVVAEVSLAKINPEANHEHVCLLGCGVTTGIGAVHNTAKVQPGDSVAVFGLGGIGLAAIQGARQAKAGRIIAIDTNPDKFELARQFGATECINPKDYEKPIQEVLIEMTGWGIDHTFECIGNVHVMRAALEAAHRGWGQSIVIGVAGAGQEISTRPFQLVTGRVWKGSAFGGVKGRSQLPGMVEDAMKGEIDLAPFVTHTMGIEDINEAFDLMHQGKSIRTVIRY; encoded by the coding sequence ATGAAGTCACGTGCCGCCGTAGCCTTTGAAGCAGGTAAACCGCTTGAAATCGTAGAAATCGATGTCGCGCCTCCCCGGAAGGGCGAGGTCCTCATTAAAGTTTCCCACACCGGTGTTTGCCACACTGATGCGTTCACTTTGTCCGGCAATGATCCGGAGGGGATTTTCCCCGTGGTTCTGGGCCATGAGGGCGCTGGTGTCGTAGTCGAGGTGGGTGAAGGAGTCACGAGCGTCAAGCCAGGCGACCACGTCATCCCGCTCTATACCGCTGAATGCGGTGAGTGTGAGTTCTGCAAGTCCGGTAAGACCAATCTCTGCGTCGCGGTACGCGCGACCCAAGGTAAGGGCTTGATGCCTGACGGAACCACCCGCTTCTCGTATAATGGTCAGCCCCTCTTTCACTATATGGGTTGCTCGACATTCTCTGAGTACACGGTTGTGGCAGAGGTTTCCCTTGCCAAGATCAACCCCGAAGCCAACCATGAGCATGTATGTCTGCTCGGGTGCGGCGTGACCACCGGTATCGGCGCTGTTCACAATACCGCCAAAGTGCAGCCGGGCGACTCCGTTGCCGTCTTTGGTCTCGGAGGCATCGGCCTTGCCGCCATTCAGGGGGCGCGCCAGGCGAAAGCTGGGCGCATTATCGCAATCGATACCAACCCGGACAAGTTCGAGTTGGCACGTCAGTTCGGGGCCACCGAATGCATCAACCCGAAAGACTACGAAAAGCCGATTCAAGAAGTCCTCATTGAAATGACGGGTTGGGGTATTGACCATACCTTCGAGTGTATCGGCAACGTCCACGTCATGCGGGCTGCCTTGGAGGCGGCTCACCGCGGCTGGGGTCAATCGATCGTCATTGGGGTCGCTGGCGCTGGCCAGGAAATCTCGACGCGGCCATTCCAGTTGGTCACCGGCCGTGTGTGGAAGGGCTCTGCTTTCGGGGGGGTCAAAGGACGGAGTCAGCTGCCGGGCATGGTCGAAGACGCCATGAAAGGTGAAATCGACCTGGCACCCTTTGTCACCCACACCATGGGCATCGAAGACATAAACGAAGCCTTCGATCTGATGCACCAAGGCAAATCGATCCGCACGGTGATCCGCTACTAA